In the genome of Nonomuraea sp. NBC_00507, the window GTGGTGCCGCAGCTCAAAACCATCACGCTCGGCGGCGCCGTGACGGGGCTCGGCATAGAGTCCACGAGCTTCAGGGACGGGCTGCCGCACGAGTCGGTCGAGGAGCTCGAGATCCTCACCGGCGACGGGCGCGTCGTCGTGGCCCGCCCCGACAACGAGCACAGCGACCTCTTCCGCGCCTTCCCCAACTCCTACGGCACGCTCGGCTACGCGTTGCGCATCAAGATCAGGCTGCGCAAGGTCCAGCCGTACGTGCACCTCACGCACGTCAAGTTCACCGACGCCGCCAAGTGCATGCTGGCCATGCAGGAGATCTGCGACACCATGGTGCACGACGGCGAAAGCATCGACTTCGTGGACGGGGTCTTCTTCGGCCCGGGCGAGATGTACCTCACGGTCGGCCGCTTCGCCGACCGCGCGCCCTACGCCTCCGACTACACCGGCATGCGCATCTACTACCAGTCGATCAGGCACCGCAGCCGCGACTGGTTGACCATCCGCGACTACCTGTGGCGCTGGGACACCGACTGGTTCTGGTGCTCGCGGGCCTTCGGCGTGCAGCAGCCGGTGGTGCGCTCGCTCATGCCGCGCCGCTGGATGCGCTCCGACGTCTACCGCCGCCTGGTCGCCCTCGACCGCAAATACGGCGTGACCGCCCGCGTCGACCGGTGGCGCAACCAGCCGGTCCAGGAATCGGTCATCCAGGACGTGGAGGTGCCGGTCGAGCGCGGGGCGGAGTTCCTGGAGTTCTTCCACGACAAGGTCGGGATGACGCCGGTGTGGATGTGCCCGCTGCGATCAGGCACCCGCTGGCCGCTCTATCCCCTCGAACCCGGCAAGCTCTACGTCAACTTCGGCTTCTGGGGAATGGTGCCGCTGCCACGGGGGCAGTTCGACGGCTACTACAACCGGCTCATCGAGCATGCGGTGCACGACCTCGACGGGCACAAGTCGCTCTATTCGACGTCCTTCTACGCCCGTGAGCAGTTCTGGCAGCTGTACAACGGCGACGCCTACTGGCCGGTCAAGCGGGAATACGACCCGAACGGGCGCCTGCTGGACCTGTACGACAAGTGTGTGCGGGGAAGGTGAGTGGATGGCTCTCGCAACCATCTTTGAGAAGATCGTCGGTACGGACGCGAACGTCGCGTTCCTGGCGTACGACGGCAGCAAGGCAGGGCCCGACGGGGCCGACATCACCCTTGAGGTCAAGTCCCCGATCGCGGTGGCCTATCTGGCGCAAGCCCCGGGGGAACTGGGCTTGGCCAGGGCGTACATCGCCGGTCACATCGACGTGCACGGCGACATGTACACATTGCTCGACCGCATGTGGAACATCACTACCAACGACCTGACAACATCCGAGAAGATCGCCGCTGTCCGCTCGCTGGGCGTCAAGCCGCTCCTCATGCGCGTGCCGCCGCCCCCACAGGAGATGCGGCAGAGCACGCTGGCCAAGCTCGGCTCCCGGCACGCCAAGCAACGCGACGCCGAGGCCATTCATCACCACTACGACGTCTCCAACCGCTTCTACGAGTGGGTCCTCGGCCCGTCGATGGCCTACACCTGCGCCGCCTTCCCCGAGGAGGACGCGACGCTGGAAGAGGCCCAGTACACCAAGTTCGACCTGGTGGCCCGCAAGCTGGGGCTCGAGCCCGGCATGCGCCTGCTGGACGTGGGCTGCGGCTGGGGCGGCATGGCCATGCACGCCGCCAAGCACTACGGCGTCAAGGTGCTCGGCGTGACGCTGAGCAAGCAGCAGGCGGAGTGGGCCCAGCAGGCCATCGCCGACGCGGGCCTGCAGGACCTGGCCGAAGTGCGCCACATGGACTACCGCGACGTCCGGGAGACCGGGTTCGACGCGGTCAGCTCCATCGGCCTCACCGAGCACATCGGCAAGGCGAACCTCCCGGCGTACTTCTCCTTCCTGTACAGCAAGCTCAAGCCCGGCGGCCGCCTCCTGAACCACTGCATCACCCGGCCGACCGGCAAGGAGAAGACGTTCAACAAGGGCGGCTTCATCAACAAATACGTCTTCCCCGACGGGGAGCTGGAGTCGGTGGGCCACCTCATCAGGGAGATGGAGGACGTCGGCTTCGAGATCCGCCACGAGGAGAACCTCCGGGAGCACTACGCGAAGACCCTGCGGCACTGGTGCGACAACCTGGACGCCAACTGGGAGGACGCGGTCCAGGAGGTCGGCATGGGCACGGCCCGCGTGTGGGCGCTCTACATGGCCGGCTGCATCGTCGGCTTCGAGCGCAACAAGGTCCAGCTCCACCAGGTCCTGGGCGTGAGACTGGACGAGCAGGGCCGCTCCGGCGTCCCCCTCCGCCCGTCCGTCACCTGGCCCTGAGTCCGATGGCAGTGTCCTTGCGTAATCTGCACGCTTGCGTGCAGATTACGCAAGGACGTCCAGGACCGCTTTGCCGCCGATCCGCCGGTCGAGCAGCGCCTGGCCGGCCTCGGCGAACCGCTCCCACGAACCACGCCAGTCCACCTCCGGCGACAGCTTTCCGGCCGCGACGAACCCGAGCAGCGTCGCCAGGTCTGGACCGACCTCATGAACGTCGCCGAAGGTGCTCATCGTCTTGGCCGGGCCGATGGAGAACAGCGAGTACGGCTCGAACACGGCGGGCTCGCCGGACGCCCACCCGATGTTCTGAACGCCCCCGCCCGGCGCGAGCAGCTTCCAGGCGTCGGCCAGCTGCGGCCCGCCCACGTTGTCCAGGATGAGGTCGACCGGCCGGTCGACGCCGTCCAGGCCGATCACCACTTCGTCGGCGCCCAACTTGGCGAGGCCCTCGGCACGGGCCGCCGAACCCACCGACGCGATGACGTGGGCGCCGCCGAGTGCCGCCAGCTGGACCGCGTACCGGCCGACCCCGCCTGCCGCGCCGGTGATCAGCACCCGCCGCCCCAGGATGGAACGGGACCGCAGGGTGCGCAGTGCGGTGACGCCGGCCATCGGGAGTGCGGCGGCGTCGGCCAGATCGACCTGTGCGGGGACCGCGGCCACGGCGGTGGTGTCCACCGCCATCCGCTCCGCCCAGGCTCCGGTGCCGAACGCCGCCACCCTGGTGCCCGGGACCGGTCCGCTGCCGTCCGCTGCCGGGTGGGTGACGACCCCGGCGGCGTCGTAGCCGTGCACGGTCCCCGGTGGCAGCTGCCCGGCGAAGGCCACCTCCCCGCGATTGAGTGAGATGTGCCGGACCTCGACCACCAGCTGGTGAGGCCCGGGCACCGGCTCGGCGGCCGTACCGAGGCGAAGGGAACCGGGTGCGTCCGGATCGACGATGAGAGCGCGCATGGCCATCTCCAGGTTCAGGGGATATATCCGGACTGTTGGTCCGGATAGTACGGCACGCTATCATATGCGGACTGATAGTCCGCAACAGGGAACAAGGATGGCAATGCCCGAAAACCGGACCGAAGACGGTCGTAGCGGGCGGCGCGTCGAGCGCGCCGATGCCGCGCGTAACCGCCACGCCGTTCTCCGTGCCACCGAGCAACTGCTGGCCGAGGGTGGCGGCGACCACGTGTCGCTCGATCGCGTCGCCGCCCTGGCCGGGGTCGGGAAAGGCACGGTGTTCCGCCGTTTCGGCAGCCGTGCGGGGCTGTTGCAGGCCCTCCTGGAGGAACGGTCACAGGACCTGCGCGACGCGATCACGAACGGCCCCCCGCCGCTCGGCCCAGGGGCGCCCGCGCGAGAGCGACTGCTGGCGTTCCTCGAGGGGCTGGGTGCGATCGCCGAGGGCAACGCCATTCTGCTGGCCGCCCACGAGCAGGCCTGCGCCGAGGACAAGTACGACGACCCCAGCTACCGCTTCTGGCACGCCCACGTGGGTGCCCTGCTCGCCGCCGAACGCTCCGACCTCGACGCGGACTTCCTGGCGCACGCCATCCTCGCGGTCTTCGACGGCGCCCTGATTCGCCACCTCACCCAGCCCGGCGACCCGCGCCGCTTCACCCATTCAGTCCAGGAGATGGCCAAGGCCCTGCTCGGCGCCACCTCGGCGGGGACGGGAGAACCTCCGCCGAGGCGGCGGGCTCGCTGATCGAGTGCGGCTACCACGTGCGCGTCTGGCGCGGCCGCCGCTGGACCAGGACGGACCTGGTGAGCACGCGACGGCGCAACTACCTCTGCACCGGCACGCCGTGATCTATTTCTTGTCCTTCGGCGGAGCGGCGTGTTTGCCCCGGCTCTCCTGATGCTGGCTGGCGTTGGAGCCCTCTTTGGTCTCGTCCGGCTTGTCCTTGGGGCTGTGTGGCTTCTCGTGCCGGCCCACGCGACCTCCTCTTGCCTGGCTCGAATGCTTAGCGTGACCGCAAGATTACAGTCAGCATGGCCGGGTGGCGAATTGCGTCACGAACAGGCGCCGAGGCCGGCCGCTTACGGGCTCGGGCGTTGGGCCGGGAGCGTACCGGCCAGTCCTTCGAGGGTCCCGGTGAGCCCCGCCCAGCTCTGCTCGGCGTCCGGCGTGCGGCCGTGCGGCGAGCGGAAATACGCCACGAACTCGGCCACGTCGTCGAGCGCCCATCGCAACCGGTAAAGCTCCAGGGCGGCCGGATCCGGGGTGCGGCCTACGGCGTCGGCGTATCTGGCGAGGTCGGCGGGGTCCTTGGCGACGAGCCACAGGTCGCGCTCGGGGAGGGCCATCCCGACCGTGTCCCAGTCCACGAGCAGCAGCCGCCCGTCCGCCTCCCGCAGCAGGTTGCCGGGGTGCGGCTCGCCGTGGGTGACGACGGGCTCGCCGCCCTTCTCGGCCATCCGGTCCAGCTCCTCCAGACGGCGGCGCAGCGTCACGGCGTGGTCGGCGATCAGAGCCCGGGCAGGCTCGGCGTACGGGCCGCCCAGCCACGGGCGGTCCTTCTCCCTGATGGCGTCCTCCAGCCAGGCCCGTCCCGCCAGATCGACCGGCCGGTCCGGGGTCGAGAGCGGGGGTGGGGTCCGGTGCAGCTCGGCCAGCAGGTCGATGACCCGGCCGCGTTCCTCGGCGGACACCTCGTCGCCGAAGTCGCCGCCGGCGCCGTCCAGGTAGGGGAACACGCTCATGACGTAACGGTGGCGGTCGAGCCTCCGGAGCGTCGTGCCGTCGGCCGCCCGCATCGGCGCGACGACGAAGCCGAGCCCCGCCTGCTCGCTGAGGACCGCCGCTGTCTCCATGGCCTGCTGGAGCCCGTCGTACGGCCTGCGTCGCACGTCCGCGACCGTGACGAACCACCGCCCGTCCGCCACCCAGTGATAGTCCCCGAATCCCACCGGCGCGTAGTCCAGCGCGACGGCGTCGATGCCCCACTCGCGCAGCGCGGGCCGCAGCAGCCCTTCGTCCAGTCCTTCCGGCCGATCTCGCATGCCGATCACGCTATAGGCCCGGGCCGCCCGGCTTCATCTCCATTAAGAGCCCTAGGGCGGCCTGGACGTCGCTCACCACGTGGTCGGGCTCCTCGCAGGGAACCACCCCGCGGTCGATCCAGATCGTCCGCAACCCCGCGGCCCGCCCGCCGGCGACGTCCTTCTCCGGATCGTCCCCGACCATCCATCCGCCCCCGGCCAGCGACCTCCCGCACCGCCTGGCCCCGATCTCGAACAGCCGCACGTCTGGCTTCCGCACCCCCTCCGCCCCGGAGATCGCCCACCCGTCCACCCGCTCGGCCAGCCCCGTACGCCGGATCTTGCCCGTCTGGTTGTCGGCCATCCCGTTGGTCACGATCCCGACCGCCCACCCGGACGCTCGCAGCCGGTCGAGCCCGTCGAGCACGTCGTCGGGGCACGAGACCAGGTGCGGCAGCCGCGCCCGGTAGGAACGCCACAGCTCCTCTGCCGGTTCGGCCAGCCCGAACCGCTCCCGCACCCGTGCGAAGAACACGTCCATGGGCACGGACCCGTCCGCGTCGGTCTCCACCAGCCACGCCGCCGCAGCCGCGCCCAGTCCTCGCTCCCCGGCGAACTCGGCGGCCCACCGTTCGAACGCCGCCAGCCGGTCGATCAGCGTGTTGTCCAGGTCGAAAAGGACGAGCATGATCGCCAGTGTAGGGCGCGGGCGGAGGCCCGCGCCCTCCGCGGGGACGGTTACCGCAGTTCGCGCTTGAGGATCTTGCCCGTGGCCGTCATCGGCAGGCTGTCGCGGAACTCGATGATCCGCGGATACTTGTAGGCCGCCATGTTCTCCTTGGCCCAGGCGATCAGCTCGTCTTCGGTGATCGTGGCGCCCGGCGTGCGGATGACGTACGCCTTGACCTCCTCGCCGAGGGACTCGTGCGCCACCCCCACCACGGCGGCCAGCGACACGGCCTCATGGGTCAGCAGGACCTCTTCGAGCTCTCGAGGGTAGACGTTGAAGCCGCCGCGGATGATCATGTCCTTGGCCCGGTCGATGATGGAGTAGTAGCCGTCCGCGTCCCGGGTCGCGATGTCGCCGGTGCGGAACCAGCCGTCGTTCATGACCTCGGCCGTCGCCTCCGGACGGCCGTAGTAGCCCTTCATGATGTTGTGACCGCGAATGGCGATCTCACCGGGGCCCTCGCCCTCGACGGTCTTCCAGTCACCGTCGATCAGCTTCATCTCCACACCCCAGATCGGGGTGCCGACCGTGCCCGGCTTGGTCGGCCGGCCGAGCTGGTTGAAGCTGGCCACCGGCGAGGTCTCCGACAGCCCGTACCCCTCCAGGATGCCGATGCCGAAAGTCGTCTCGAAGTCCTTGAGCACCTCCACCGGCGACGACGCGCCGCCCGCGACCGCCACGCGCAGCGACCGGGGCACCTCCGCCCCCTCAGCGTGGATCTTGGTGAGCATGCCCCAGTACATCGTGGGCACCCCGGCGAAGAAGGTCACGTTCTCCTTGACCATGAGCGCGAGCGCGTCGCCCGGGTCGAAGCGCGGCATCAGCACGACGGTGGCGCCGCGCAGGAAGCCGGTGTTCATGACCACGGTCTGGCCGAAGGAGTGGAACAGCGGCAGAACCGCCAGATAGGTGTCGCCCTCCTCCTCGCTCCGCGGGAACATCTTGTCGCTGACCATGGCGTTCATCAGCATGTTCTGGTGGCTGAGCTCGGCGCCCTTGGGCTGGCCCGTGGTGCCCGAGGTGTAGAGGATCACCGCGGTGTCGTCGGGCGCCGTCTGCACGGTCTCGAACGTACCGGCCGTCCCGCCGAGTGCCGCCCAGATCGACTCGCCGTACTCGGACTCGGTCGCGAGCGGCGTCGCCGGCAGCACGAAGAAGTGCTCGCATCCCGCCGCCGCCTCGAAGCCGCTCCTGCCGCGCTCGCCCAGTGGCAGCTCCGGCGTGCCCTCGAAGCAGAACAACGCCTTGGCGTCGCTGTCGTCGAGGTGGTAGGCGATCTCACGCGACTGCAGCAGCACGTTCAGCGGCACCACCGTCGCCCCGGCCTTCAGGATGCCGAAGTAGACGAACGGGAAGTACGGCAGGTTCGGGCAGGCCAGCGCGACCTTGTCGCCCTTCTGGATCCCGCGCGCCACCAGGAGGTTCGCGACCTGGTTGGCGATCGTGTCGATCATCGAGTACGGCAGCCGCATGTCGCCGAAGACGATGGCCGTGCCGTCCGGGTTGTTCCTGGCGCTGTCCTCCAGGACGATCGACAGATTCAGCATGACGCCTTCCTCTCTCTAAGCCTGCTTGGGCGCCATCTAAGCAGCCACCTCATACCGGCCGGTAGGTAAACGCAGGTTACAACTGGATATGGACGCGCCCCGCCGTCGGGAGTAAGCAAGGGGTTATGGAGTACGACTACGTGATCGTCGGCGCGGGTTCCGCGGGGTGCGTGCTGGCCAACCGGCTGTCGGCGGATCCGAACGTGTCGGTCGCACTGGTCGAGGCCGGCGGGCAGGACGACAAGCTCGAAATCCGCATGCCCGCGGGCTTCGCCAAGCTGTTCAAGACCGAATACGACTGGAACTACACGACGGCCAAGCAGAGCGAGATGTCCGGCCGGGAGCTCTACTGGCCGCGCGGCCGGGTCATCGGCGGCTCCTCCTCGCTCAACGCCCAGATGTGGGTGCGCGGCTGCCAGCGCGACTACGACGAGTGGCAGGTCCCCGGCTGGTCGTACGACGACGTCCTGCCGTACTTCACCAGGGCCGAGCACCGCGTCGGCAGCAACGGCGGCAACGTCTACGGCACGTCCGGCCCCCTGTACATCTCGGAGCTGCGCAGCCCCAACGTCACCACCGCGGCCTTCCTCAAGGCGTGCGAGGAGCTCGGCTTCGAGCGGCTGGGGGAGCTCAACGGGCGCTCCAACGAGGGCTACAGCCCGACCCCCGTCACCCAGAACCGCGGCCGGCGGTGGAGCGCCGCCGACGCCTACCTGCGGCCGGCGGCCGGGCGGCCCAACCTGACGGTGATCACCGCGGCGACCGTCGACCGGGTGCTGTTCGACGGCAGGCGCGCGATCGGCATCCAGCACGACGGCGGCGCCCAGGTCAAGGCAAGGGCTGAGGTCATCCTGTCGGCGGGGGCGATCGGCTCTCCGCACCTGCTCATGCGCTCCGGCGTGGGCGCGGCCGGCGAGCTGCGCGAGGCCGGGATCGAGGTCGTGCGCGACCTGCCCGAGGTCGGCAAGAACCTGCAGGACCACCTGGCGAGCGGCGTGTACGTCGAGTGCAAGCAGCCGGTCACGCTGACCAAGGCGGAGTCGCTCGGCAACCTGCTGCGTTACCTCGTGCTGCGCTCCGGCATGCTGACCACGAACGTGGGCGAGGCGGTCGCGTTCATCCGCACCTCCGAGGAGGAGCCCGCGCCCGACATCGAGCTGATCTTCGCTCCCGCTCCGTTCATCGACCACGGCCTCACCCCGCCGACCGGCCACGGGCTCACCGTCGGCGTGGTGCTGCTGCAGCCGGAGAGCCGCGGCAGGATCGGGCTGAACGGCGGGGATCTGACGATCGACCCCGGCTACCTGACCGCGGAGGCGGACGTCAAGCGGCTCGTCGCAGGCCTGAAGACGGCCAAGCAGGTGTTCGCCACCGCCGCGATGAAACCGTACGCGGGCGGGCCGATGGCCCCGTACTGGGCGCCGGAGAGCGACGAGGAGCTCGCCCAGTGGGTGCGTGAGCGCGGCGAGACCCTCTACCACCCGGTCGGCACGTGCCGCATGGGCGCCGACGACGCCTCCGTCGTGGACCCCTCCCTGCGGGTGCGCGGCATCGAGGGGCTGCGGGTCGTGGACGCATCGATCATGCCGACGCTCAACCGCGGCCACACCCACGCCCCCGCTATCATGATCGGCGAAAAGGGGGCCGATCTGATCCGTTCCTCTTGACGTAAGTGACCACTTGCAGAAGGCTTGTCTGATATGACGCTGTCCGCGGACCTGGACCTGTCGCAGATCCCGTTCTGGGGGTTGCCGCAGTCCGAGCGTATGGAGGCCTTCCGCAGGCTGAGGCAGATGGACCGCCCGGTCTTCATGCGGGAGCAGATCGTGCCGTTCGTCGGCGGCGGGCCGGGTTTCTACGCCCTCGTCCGCCACGCCGACGTGATCGAGGCCAGCAGGAACGCGGCCGTGTTCAGCAGCGAGCCGTGCTCCAACAGCATCCCTGACATGCCGCGCTGGCTGAGTGTCTACTTCGGCTCGATGATCAACATGGACGACCCGCGGCACGCCCGGTTACGCCGGATCGTGTCGAGGGCGTTCACGCCGCGCATCCTGGCGAAGATGGAGGAGGACCTCGCCAGGGCCGCCGCGGAGATCGTGGACCGGGCGATCGAGGAAGGGCCGCGCGACTTCGTCGCCCAGGTGGCCGCGAAACTCCCCGTACGGGTCATCTGCGACATGATGGGGATCCCGGCGGAATCTCATGACCTGGTGCTCCAGCAGACCAACGTCATCCTGGGCAACATCGACCCCGAATACACCGGCGTCGCCCCCGACCTCACCCGCCGCAACGTCGCCAAGGGCCTGGCCAAGCTGCTGCGCGCCGGATACACGCTCAACCGGCTGGCAGCCCGCCTGGGCGACGAGCGGCGCAAGCGGCCCACGGGCGACCTGGTCAGCCTGCTGGTCAACGGCGAGGAGAGGCTCACCCCGCAACAACTGGGGTCGTTCTTCATCCTGCTCGTGGTGGCGGGCAGCGAGACCACCCGCAACGCGATCGCGCACGGGCTCAAGCTCCTCACCGACCACCCCGACCAGCGCGCGATCCTGCTCGGGAATTTCGAAGGACTCATCGGCACCGCGTGCGACGAGATCATCCGGTACGCGACGCCGGTGATCCAGTTCCGCCGCACGGTGACGCAGGACTACGAGATGAACGGCACCTCATACCGGAAGGGCGACAAGGTGCTGCTCTTCTACAACTCCGCCAACCGCGACGAGGCGGTCTTCTCGGACCCGGACACGTTCGACATCACCCGCGACCCCAACCCGCATGTCGGCTTCGGTGGGCCGGGGCCGCACTACTGCCTGGGCGCGCACCTGGCGCGCAGGGAGATGACCGTGATGTTCCGCGAGCTGTTCACCCGGTTGCCCCGCCTCAGGTCCGCCGGCGAACCCGACTACCTGCTGTCCAACTTCATCAACGGCGTCAAGCACCTGCGTTACACCTTCTGACCGCCTCAGTGATCGACGCTGTCACCGACTCCGGCAGCCCGTCCTCGCCGCGCCAGGCCACGAATTGACGAGCCGGCCCGCGCTGGCCCAACTCGCTCCGGCGTCTGCAGCACGCGCTCGCCGCGGCGGCGCCGCGGACCCTGGACATCACCCGGGCGGCGGCCCTGATCGGGACGATCGGCGATTACGTGCTCGACGCCGTGGCCAAAGAGCCGGCCGAGCAGGAGGCGCGGTGGCGTACGGGGCTGCCGGAGGAGGAGTGGCGGGCCGCGGCCGGCCCCTGAGCGCCACCGGGAGCAGCGCTCCGGCCAGCGCCAGTGCGGCCGCGATGAGCAGCAGCGGGACGACCCCCGAGCGGTACGGCGCCGCCAGCACCGCCACGCCCACGGCCGTACCGACCTGTTTGAGTGTGTTCACGATCCCGGTCGCCATCCCGACCCGGTCCATCGGCGCGGTCAGCCCGACCTGGTTGGCCACGACGTTTCCCGCGCCGAGCCCCAGGCCGCCGAGGAACAACCCGAACATAATCGGAGTCCACGGGTCGGCCGCTGGGACGGCCATGACCAGCAGCGCGACCGCGATGACCGCCGGGCCGACCGCGATCAGCACGCCCATCGGCCACTTGTGCAGCACCCGCCCGATCGCGACGGGCCCGATGACCGCCGCCACGCTGAAGGCCAGGAAACGTGCCCCCGCCTCCGCGGGGCTCGTGCCGAGCGGGCCCTGCACGTACAGCGTGAGGTAGGTGAACGCGCCCAGCAGGGCCGCCAGCATGAGCAGCGTCGTTGCGGAGCCGACCGCGAACACCGGGTTCCTGAACAGCCCGAAATCGATCATCGGATTGGCGGCGCGCCGCTCGACGAGCACGAACACCACCAGCAGCACCAGCCCGGCCACCAGCAAGGCCGGCAGGTCATGGATGAGCGCCGGGATGATCGCGAACAGCGCCGCTGTGATCAGCAGGATGCCGAGCGGGTCGAGATGTCCTCTGCCGCGCGACTCGGCCACCCGCTGGCGCAGCGCCACCAGGACGAACGCGCCGATGGGCAGGTTGATCAGGAAGATGGCCCGCCAGCCGAACACGCCCGTCAGCGCCCCGCCGACCACCGGCCCCAGCGTCATGGCCAACCCCGAGACCGCGCTGAAGATCCCGAGCGCCTTGCCCCGGTCCGGGCCCTCGGGGTAGACGGAGGCGATCAGCGGCGTCGTGGTGCCGTACAACGCGGAGGCGCCCAGACCCTGCACGCCCCTGGCCAGGTCCAGCAAGGGCGCCGTCGGGGCGAGCGCGCAGGCCAGCGAGGCCACGGTGAAGATCGACACGCCGACCACCAGCAACCTGCGCCTGCCGTACCTGTCCGCCAAGACCCCGGCGGGCAGCAGCGCGGCGGCCAGCGTGAGCGCGTAGGCGTCCACCACCCACTGCACCTCGGCCAGGCTCGCGCGCAAGTCGGCGCGTATGGCGGGCAACGCGATCGTCACGGCGGTCAGGTCCACCACCACGAGCACGATCGTCATGGAGGCGAGAGCGAGCACCCATCCCCGTCGCATGCGCGTCTCCTCGTGATGCGGGGGCCCCTTGAATAGTGGTACTCCCAGGACTGACCGAATGCTAGGTTTCGCAGTCATGGAGATCAGGACTATCCACGCCAATGGGGTGGAGTTCGCGTATCTAACCGTCGGTGAAGGGCCGCTCGCGCTGTGCCTGCACGGCTTTCCCGACACCGCGCACACGTGGCGCCACCTGATGCCGGCGCTGGCCGAGCGCGGTTACCGCGCGGTCGCGCCGTTCACGCGCGGTTACGCGCCCACCGAGGTCCCGGCCGACGGCGCGTACGAGGACGCCGCGCTGGTCGCCGACGTCCGTGCCCTGCACGAGGAGCTCGGCGGTGACGCCGACGCGGTCATCATCGGGCACGACTGGGGCGCCTTCCCCGTCTACCCTCTGGCCGGCCGCTTCCGGCGCGCGGTCACGCTCGCGGTGCCGCCGCCCGGGGCGCTGGCCGGCACGTTCCTCGACTACGAGCAGCTCAAGCGCTCGTTCTACATCTTCCTCTTCCAGACCGCGCTGGCGGAGACGGCCGCCGCCGGCCCGGGCTTCCTCGAGAACCTGTGGCGCGACTGGTCCCCGGGGTACGACGCGAGCGAGGACCTGGAGTTCGTACGGCGCAGCATCGGCGCGCCCGCCAACCTGAGCGCGGCCCTCGGCTACTACCGGGCCATGCTGGGCACCACGCCGCGGTCCGGTCGCTACCCCGCCGTCGAGCCCGGGGCGACCGGGCCCGTCCTCTACCTGCACGGTGCCCAGGACGGCTGCCTGGGCGCCGACCTGGTCAAGGACGTGCTCAGCCACCTTCCGGCAGGCTCGCGGGCCGAGCTGGTGGGGGACGTCGGTCACTTCCTCCACCTCGAACGGCCCGCCGAGGTCAACCGCCTGATCCTGGACTGGCTCGGTCCCGTCTCCTGAGCATCACCCGCGGCCCTTGCGCAGGACCGCGATCACCGGGTGCCGGCCCGACAGGCTCACCCGGATCGCCTCCTCCACGGCGAACCCGTGCGGGATCCCGTCGTGGACCAGCGCCACGGCCAGCCCGTCGGCGGCCAGGACCCGCCGCACCTCACGCCACAGCAGGCCGAGGTCCCGGGCGAGCAGCCCCCTCGGCGGCACCTGGCGCCCCCAGGGCGGGTTCACCAGCACGCGCTCGGCGCCGCCGTCGGGTATGGGGATCCGCCCGCCATCCGCCAGACCCCACCCGAACGGCGACCCGACGCCTCCGGCCGCCCTACCGCCCGCAGGTGCCGACTCGCCGCGTCCGGTCGGCCGGCCGCCCGCTGGCGTCGGCTTGCTGGATGGTGGTGCGCTTGCCGGAGGTCGCCCGCCTTCGATGGGCGATCGACTCGTCAGGGCCGCGTGGGCGTTGGCGGCGGCGGCCGAGAGCGCGGCCGGGTCGTGATCGAAGCCCAGCAGCCGCAGGTGCGGCGCGAGCGCGTGCGCCTCGATCAGCGTGGTTCCCGCGCCGCAGCACGGGTCGAGCACCGTGTCCGCGCCCTCCAGTCGCGCCAGCTCCGCCATGGCGGCCGCCACCGGTGGATGGAGCGTGCCCCGAATGGACGCCGTCTTGTACGGCCTGCGATGCAGCGGCCGGTGGGCCGGCCGCAGCGCGATGACGGCCTGCTCGCCCTCGATCGTGACCCGCCACGACATCGCGTCCAGCGGTGGCCGTCCACCCCCACTCCTGGAGTGGTACGGCGCCCGCAGCG includes:
- a CDS encoding FAD-binding oxidoreductase, which encodes MSTHQRAVEQIRHSYAEIPGGAAPRLAKSTSNLFRFRDATKTAKLSARDLDEVISVDPETMTAEVQGMTTYEHLVDATLPHGLMPYVVPQLKTITLGGAVTGLGIESTSFRDGLPHESVEELEILTGDGRVVVARPDNEHSDLFRAFPNSYGTLGYALRIKIRLRKVQPYVHLTHVKFTDAAKCMLAMQEICDTMVHDGESIDFVDGVFFGPGEMYLTVGRFADRAPYASDYTGMRIYYQSIRHRSRDWLTIRDYLWRWDTDWFWCSRAFGVQQPVVRSLMPRRWMRSDVYRRLVALDRKYGVTARVDRWRNQPVQESVIQDVEVPVERGAEFLEFFHDKVGMTPVWMCPLRSGTRWPLYPLEPGKLYVNFGFWGMVPLPRGQFDGYYNRLIEHAVHDLDGHKSLYSTSFYAREQFWQLYNGDAYWPVKREYDPNGRLLDLYDKCVRGR
- a CDS encoding class I SAM-dependent methyltransferase, which gives rise to MALATIFEKIVGTDANVAFLAYDGSKAGPDGADITLEVKSPIAVAYLAQAPGELGLARAYIAGHIDVHGDMYTLLDRMWNITTNDLTTSEKIAAVRSLGVKPLLMRVPPPPQEMRQSTLAKLGSRHAKQRDAEAIHHHYDVSNRFYEWVLGPSMAYTCAAFPEEDATLEEAQYTKFDLVARKLGLEPGMRLLDVGCGWGGMAMHAAKHYGVKVLGVTLSKQQAEWAQQAIADAGLQDLAEVRHMDYRDVRETGFDAVSSIGLTEHIGKANLPAYFSFLYSKLKPGGRLLNHCITRPTGKEKTFNKGGFINKYVFPDGELESVGHLIREMEDVGFEIRHEENLREHYAKTLRHWCDNLDANWEDAVQEVGMGTARVWALYMAGCIVGFERNKVQLHQVLGVRLDEQGRSGVPLRPSVTWP
- a CDS encoding zinc-binding dehydrogenase, encoding MRALIVDPDAPGSLRLGTAAEPVPGPHQLVVEVRHISLNRGEVAFAGQLPPGTVHGYDAAGVVTHPAADGSGPVPGTRVAAFGTGAWAERMAVDTTAVAAVPAQVDLADAAALPMAGVTALRTLRSRSILGRRVLITGAAGGVGRYAVQLAALGGAHVIASVGSAARAEGLAKLGADEVVIGLDGVDRPVDLILDNVGGPQLADAWKLLAPGGGVQNIGWASGEPAVFEPYSLFSIGPAKTMSTFGDVHEVGPDLATLLGFVAAGKLSPEVDWRGSWERFAEAGQALLDRRIGGKAVLDVLA
- a CDS encoding TetR/AcrR family transcriptional regulator — translated: MPENRTEDGRSGRRVERADAARNRHAVLRATEQLLAEGGGDHVSLDRVAALAGVGKGTVFRRFGSRAGLLQALLEERSQDLRDAITNGPPPLGPGAPARERLLAFLEGLGAIAEGNAILLAAHEQACAEDKYDDPSYRFWHAHVGALLAAERSDLDADFLAHAILAVFDGALIRHLTQPGDPRRFTHSVQEMAKALLGATSAGTGEPPPRRRAR
- a CDS encoding aminoglycoside phosphotransferase family protein; protein product: MRDRPEGLDEGLLRPALREWGIDAVALDYAPVGFGDYHWVADGRWFVTVADVRRRPYDGLQQAMETAAVLSEQAGLGFVVAPMRAADGTTLRRLDRHRYVMSVFPYLDGAGGDFGDEVSAEERGRVIDLLAELHRTPPPLSTPDRPVDLAGRAWLEDAIREKDRPWLGGPYAEPARALIADHAVTLRRRLEELDRMAEKGGEPVVTHGEPHPGNLLREADGRLLLVDWDTVGMALPERDLWLVAKDPADLARYADAVGRTPDPAALELYRLRWALDDVAEFVAYFRSPHGRTPDAEQSWAGLTGTLEGLAGTLPAQRPSP
- a CDS encoding HAD family hydrolase, translated to MLVLFDLDNTLIDRLAAFERWAAEFAGERGLGAAAAAWLVETDADGSVPMDVFFARVRERFGLAEPAEELWRSYRARLPHLVSCPDDVLDGLDRLRASGWAVGIVTNGMADNQTGKIRRTGLAERVDGWAISGAEGVRKPDVRLFEIGARRCGRSLAGGGWMVGDDPEKDVAGGRAAGLRTIWIDRGVVPCEEPDHVVSDVQAALGLLMEMKPGGPGL